In Eucalyptus grandis isolate ANBG69807.140 chromosome 4, ASM1654582v1, whole genome shotgun sequence, the following proteins share a genomic window:
- the LOC104440647 gene encoding LOW QUALITY PROTEIN: berberine bridge enzyme-like 21 (The sequence of the model RefSeq protein was modified relative to this genomic sequence to represent the inferred CDS: inserted 1 base in 1 codon), translated as MKPLTSLSALSAVLLFIVVSLHLSPSWAASDSVYDTFLQCLTHRTRPSEHISDIVYSRANSSFANVLVSYIRNRRFNSSSTPKPLVIVTPKQESHVQAAVLCSKDLGIHLKIRSGGHDYEGISYVSDDAFFILDMFNLRSIDVNIQKETAWVQAGATLGELYYRIWEKSKLHGFPAGVGPTIGVGGHFSGAGYGNMLRKYGLSVDNVLDARMVDVRGRILDRKAMGEDLFWAIIGGGGASFGVILAYQIKLVPVPEKVTVFRVEKTLDQNATDLVYKWQFVAPRTDHGLFMRLLLQPVTSQTQKGQKTLRATVVTLFLGNSDQLLAITDKELPEMGLKKENCTELSWIESVLWWDGFDEGTIPALETLLSRDDSTNFLKRKSDYVKXPISKANLDWLWKKMIELGKVGLVFNPYGGRMSEIPASATPFPHRAVNLFKIQYSVNWNEDDPELEKNYLAQIRSLYNYTTPFVSKNPRSAYLNYRDLDIGTSTDGKNSYEEGQVYGVKYFNDNFERLVKVKTAVDPNNFFRNEQSIPPLPK; from the exons ATGAAACCATTAACCTCTCTTTCTGCCCTCTCTGCTGTCCTCCTCTTCATCGTCGTTTCGCTCCATCTCTCTCCTTCATGGGCAGCCTCGGACTCCGTGTACGACACCTTCCTCCAGTGCCTCACCCACCGCACACGACCGTCCGAACACATCTCCGACATCGTCTACTCACGGGCCAACTCCTCTTTCGCCAACGTCCTCGTGTCCTACATCCGTAACCGCCGCTTCAACTCGTCGTCGACGCCGAAGCCGCTCGTCATCGTGACGCCCAAGCAGGAGTCCCATGTGCAGGCCGCCGTCCTGTGCTCCAAGGACCTCGGCATCCACCTGAAGATCCGCAGTGGCGGACACGATTATGAGGGCATATCGTACGTTTCCGACGATGCGTTCTTCATCCTCGACATGTTCAACCTCCGGTCAATCGACGTCAACATCCAGAAAGAGACCGCGTGGGTCCAGGCTGGCGCGACTTTGGGAGAGTTGTACTACCGGATTTGGGAGAAGAGCAAGCTCCACGGCTTCCCTGCTGGTGTTGGTCCCACGATCGGCGTTGGAGGCCACTTCAGCGGCGCCGGGTATGGCAACATGCTGCGGAAGTACGGCCTGTCGGTCGACAACGTCCTTGACGCGAGGATGGTGGACGTCCGAGGGCGGATTCTCGATAGAAAAGCCATGGGAGAGGATTTGTTCTGGGCGATCATCGGGGGAGGCGGGGCGAGCTTCGGAGTCATTCTGGCTTATCAGATTAAGCTAGTTCCAGTCCCGGAGAAGGTCACAGTCTTTCGGGTGGAAAAGACGCTCGATCAGAACGCAACAGATCTCGTGTACAAATGGCAATTCGTGGCTCCGAGAACTGACCACGGCCTATTCATGAGGCTTTTATTGCAGCCAGTCACTTCCCAGACCCAAAAGGGACAGAAAACGTTGAGGGCCACTGTGGTTACATTGTTCCTAGGAAATTCAGATCAGCTCCTGGCAATTACTGACAAGGAGTTACCCGAAATGGGGTTAAAGAAGGAGAATTGCACGGAGTTGAGTTGGATCGAGTCAGTTCTCTGGTGGGACGGCTTCGACGAAGGCACCATCCCGGCCCTGGAGACCTTGCTGAGCCGAGACGATTCCACCAACTTCCTCAAGAGGAAGTCAGACTACGTCA CTCCGATCTCGAAGGCTAATCTTGATTGGCTCTGGAAGAAGATGATCGAACTGGGGAAAGTGGGGCTCGTGTTCAATCCATACGGAGGGCGGATGAGCGAGATCCCGGCGTCGGCGACCCCGTTCCCTCACCGGGCTGTAAATCTGTTCAAGATTCAGTACTCCGTCAATTGGAACGAGGATGACCCGGAACTGGAGAAGAATTACTTGGCGCAAATCAGGAGTCTGTACAATTACACTACTCCATTTGTGTCGAAGAACCCAAGGAGTGCGTACTTGAACTACAGAGATCTGGACATTGGGACTAGCACCGATGGCAAGAACAGCTACGAAGAAGGGCAAGTCTATGGGGTCAAGTACTTCAATGACAATTTTGAGAGGTTGGTCAAAGTGAAAACTGCGGTTGATCCCAACAACTTCTTCAGGAACGAGCAGAGCATCCCTCCTCTGCCAAAATGA
- the LOC104440648 gene encoding berberine bridge enzyme-like 21, with protein sequence MKPLSSLSALFALLFILVSLHLSPSWAASNSVYDTFLQCLTHRSQPSHQISDIVYSQANSSFASVLVSYIRNRRFNSSSTPKPLVIVTPTRESHVQAAVLCSKDLGVHLKIRSGGHDYEGISYVSDDAFFILDMFNLRSIDVDIQKETAWVQAGATLGELYYRIWEKSKLHGFPAGICRTVGVGGHLSGGGYGNMLRKYGLSVDNVLDARMVDVQGRILDRKAMGEDLFWAILGGGGASFGVILAYQVKLAPVPEKVTVFRVEKMLDQNATDLVYKWQFVAPSTDHGLFMRLLLQPITSKTQKEQKTLRASVVTLFLGNSDQLLAITDKELPEMGLKKENCTELSWIESVLWWDGFDEGTIPALETLLSRDYPTNFLKRKSDYVQTPISKANLDQLWKKMIELGKVGLVFNPYGGRMSEIPASATPFPHRAGNLFKIQYSINWSEDDPELEKNYLAQIRSLYNYTTPFVSKNPRSAYLNYRDLDIGTSTNGKNSYEEGQVYGVKYFNDNFERLVKVKTAVDPNNFFRNEQSIPPLPK encoded by the coding sequence ATGAAGCCATTATCCTCTCTTTCTGCTCTCTTTGCTCTCCTCTTCATCCTCgtttctctccatctctctccgTCATGGGCAGCCTCAAACTCAGTGTACGACACCTTCCTCCAATGCCTCACCCACCGCAGTCAACCGTCCCATCAGATCTCCGACATCGTCTACTCGCAGGCCAACTCCTCTTTCGCCAGCGTCCTCGTGTCCTACATCCGTAACCGCCGCTTCAATTCGTCCTCGACGCCAAAGCCGCTCGTCATCGTGACGCCCACGCGGGAGTCCCACGTGCAGGCCGCCGTCCTGTGCTCCAAGGACCTCGGCGTGCACCTGAAGATCCGCAGCGGCGGACACGATTACGAGGGCATATCGTACGTCTCCGACGATGCGTTCTTCATCCTCGACATGTTCAATCTCCGGTCAATCGACGTGGACATCCAGAAAGAGACCGCGTGGGTCCAGGCTGGCGCGACTTTGGGAGAGTTGTACTATCGGATTTGGGAGAAGAGCAAGCTCCACGGCTTCCCTGCAGGCATTTGTCGCACGGTTGGCGTCGGAGGCCACTTGAGCGGTGGCGGGTATGGCAACATGCTGCGGAAGTATGGCCTGTCGGTCGACAACGTCCTTGACGCGAGGATGGTGGACGTCCAAGGGCGGATTCTCGATAGAAAAGCCATGGGAGAGGATTTGTTCTGGGCGATCCTCGGGGGAGGGGGGGCGAGCTTCGGAGTCATTCTGGCTTATCAGGTGAAGCTAGCTCCAGTCCCGGAGAAGGTCACAGTCTTTCGGGTGGAAAAGATGCTCGATCAGAACGCAACAGATCTCGTTTACAAATGGCAATTCGTGGCTCCGAGCACTGACCACGGCCTATTCATGAGGCTTTTATTGCAGCCCATCACTTCCAAGACCCAAAAGGAACAGAAAACGTTGAGGGCCTCCGTGGTTACATTGTTCCTAGGAAATTCAGATCAGCTCCTGGCAATTACTGACAAGGAATTACCCGAAATGGGGTTAAAGAAGGAGAATTGCACGGAGTTGAGTTGGATCGAGTCAGTTCTCTGGTGGGACGGCTTCGACGAAGGCACCATCCCGGCCCTGGAGACCTTGCTGAGCCGAGACTATCCCACCAACTTCCTCAAGAGGAAATCAGACTACGTCCAAACTCCGATCTCAAAGGCTAATCTCGATCAGCTCTGGAAGAAGATGATCGAACTGGGGAAAGTGGGGCTCGTGTTCAATCCGTACGGGGGACGGATGAGCGAGATCCCGGCGTCCGCAACCCCGTTCCCACACCGGGCTGGGAATCTGTTCAAGATTCAGTACTCCATCAATTGGAGCGAGGATGACCCGGAACTGGAGAAGAATTACTTGGCGCAAATCAGGAGTCTGTACAATTACACTACTCCATTTGTGTCGAAGAACCCAAGGAGTGCGTACTTGAACTACAGAGACCTGGACATTGGGACTAGCACCAATGGCAAGAACAGCTACGAAGAAGGGCAAGTCTATGGGGTCAAGTACTTCAATGACAATTTTGAGAGGTTGGTCAAAGTGAAAACTGCGGTTGATCCCAACAACTTCTTCAGGAACGAGCAGAGCATCCCTCCTCTGCCAAAATGA